From the genome of Fusarium oxysporum f. sp. lycopersici 4287 chromosome 3, whole genome shotgun sequence, one region includes:
- a CDS encoding hypothetical protein (At least one base has a quality score < 10): MLEKMLEGKSDLVGDVKIFRFVLFAKRPLAVDELLHALGIPNNPDTQFTPSNDSFRKRIPSEQRIVSCGGNFLEIKGRHGTGINIPQLLSPQTNQPVGNGTVQVMHQTVREFFLDSNGDVAHSKFQMCDRDAHICISMTCIRYLMLCAANATPVAALPHVGFWTSEHFERYAQYLDEWPLAKYALQYLTHHIDGCHQDAGVVRIRSRLIDKLTDKPVVYLLEKWVSSCLGRNILGKEQGAAAREFRNTLWHAAARNGFSTAVETLLTVGANVNTRENDGLPAGRTALQAAAGGGHMKIVDMLKQAIVGRFWARDGGIFREQNFIRRK, translated from the exons ATGCTCGAGAAAATGCTGGAGGGCAAGTCAGATCTCGTTGGTGATGTAAAAATTTTCCGATTCGTCCTCTTCGCGAAACGTCCTCTTGCAGTGGACGAACTCCTCCATGCTCTTGGCATTCCGAACAATCCTGACACACAATTCACTCCGTCCAATGATTCTTTTCGGAAACGTATTCCATCCGAGCAACGTATCGTTTCCTGCGGAGGCAACTTCTTAGAAATCAAGGGACGTCATGGTACTGGCATAAACATACCCCAACTCCTCAGCCCTCAAACTAACCAACCTGTAGGGAATGGGACAGTTCAAGTTATGCACCAAACTGTCCGCGAGTTCTTCCTCGATTCCAACGGAGATGTGGCGCACTCCAAGTTCCAGATGTGCGACAGAGATGCCCACATTTGCATATCTATGACTTGTATCCGGTATCTCATGCTTTGTGCCGCAAATGCCACTCCAGTGGCGGCGCTGCCGCATGTCGGATTTTGGACTTCGGAGCACTTCGAACGCTATGCCCAATACCTGGACGAATGGCCACTGGCAAAATATGCCTTGCAGTATCTCACACATCACATAGACGGCTGCCATCAAGATGCAGGAGTCGTTCGTATCCGTTCCCGGCTCATTGATAAATTGACCGACAAACCGGTCGTTTACTTGCTAGAGAAGTGGGTTAGTTCATGCCTGGGGAGAAATATCCTAGGTAAAGAACAGGGTGCTGCCGCAAGGGAGTTCAGAAACACACTCTGGCATGCTGCAGCTCGGAACGGGTTTTCTACAGCAGTTGAGACGCTGTTGACAGTTGGGGCAAACGTGAACACGAGGGAGAACGACGGACTGCCAGCTGGTCGAACGGCGCTCCAG GCGGCGGCAGGCGGAGGCCATATGAAGATCGTGGATATGCTAAAACAAGCGATCGTAGGGAGATTTTGGGCCAGGGATGGCGGGATATTTAGAGAACAAAATTTTATTAGAAGGAAATAA
- a CDS encoding hypothetical protein (At least one base has a quality score < 10) has protein sequence MLEKMLEGKSDLVGDVKIFRFVLFAKRPLAVDELLHALGIPNNPDTQFTPSNDSFRKRIPSEQRIVSCGGNFLEIKGRHGTGINIPQLLSPQTNQPVGNGTVQVMHQTVREFFLDSNGDVAHSKFQMCDRDAHICISMTCIRYLMLCAANATPVAALPHVGFWTSEHFERYAQYLDEWPLAKYALQYLTHHIDGCHQDAGVVRIRSRLIDKLTDKPVVYLLEKWVSSCLGRNILGKEQGAAAREFRNTLWHAAARNGFSTAVETLLTVGANVNTRENDGLPAGRTALQAAAGGGHFEIVAKLLVANADVNAAPAEYGGRTALQAAAGGGHMKIVDMLKQAIVGRFWARDGGIFREQNFIRRK, from the exons ATGCTCGAGAAAATGCTGGAGGGCAAGTCAGATCTCGTTGGTGATGTAAAAATTTTCCGATTCGTCCTCTTCGCGAAACGTCCTCTTGCAGTGGACGAACTCCTCCATGCTCTTGGCATTCCGAACAATCCTGACACACAATTCACTCCGTCCAATGATTCTTTTCGGAAACGTATTCCATCCGAGCAACGTATCGTTTCCTGCGGAGGCAACTTCTTAGAAATCAAGGGACGTCATGGTACTGGCATAAACATACCCCAACTCCTCAGCCCTCAAACTAACCAACCTGTAGGGAATGGGACAGTTCAAGTTATGCACCAAACTGTCCGCGAGTTCTTCCTCGATTCCAACGGAGATGTGGCGCACTCCAAGTTCCAGATGTGCGACAGAGATGCCCACATTTGCATATCTATGACTTGTATCCGGTATCTCATGCTTTGTGCCGCAAATGCCACTCCAGTGGCGGCGCTGCCGCATGTCGGATTTTGGACTTCGGAGCACTTCGAACGCTATGCCCAATACCTGGACGAATGGCCACTGGCAAAATATGCCTTGCAGTATCTCACACATCACATAGACGGCTGCCATCAAGATGCAGGAGTCGTTCGTATCCGTTCCCGGCTCATTGATAAATTGACCGACAAACCGGTCGTTTACTTGCTAGAGAAGTGGGTTAGTTCATGCCTGGGGAGAAATATCCTAGGTAAAGAACAGGGTGCTGCCGCAAGGGAGTTCAGAAACACACTCTGGCATGCTGCAGCTCGGAACGGGTTTTCTACAGCAGTTGAGACGCTGTTGACAGTTGGGGCAAACGTGAACACGAGGGAGAACGACGGACTGCCAGCTGGTCGAACGGCGCTCCAG GCGGCGGCAGGGGGCGGCCACTTCGAGATAGTAGCTAAGCTACTCGTGGCGAACGCGGACGTCAATGCGGCGCCGGCGGAGTATGGTGGCCGAACAGCGCTCCAGGCGGCGGCAGGCGGAGGCCATATGAAGATCGTGGATATGCTAAAACAAGCGATCGTAGGGAGATTTTGGGCCAGGGATGGCGGGATATTTAGAGAACAAAATTTTATTAGAAGGAAATAA
- a CDS encoding hypothetical protein (At least one base has a quality score < 10) encodes MLEGKSDLVGDVKIFRFVLFAKRPLAVDELLHALGIPNNPDTQFTPSNDSFRKRIPSEQRIVSCGGNFLEIKGRHGTGINIPQLLSPQTNQPVGNGTVQVMHQTVREFFLDSNGDVAHSKFQMCDRDAHICISMTCIRYLMLCAANATPVAALPHVGFWTSEHFERYAQYLDEWPLAKYALQYLTHHIDGCHQDAGVVRIRSRLIDKLTDKPVVYLLEKWGAAAREFRNTLWHAAARNGFSTAVETLLTVGANVNTRENDGLPAGRTALQAAAEGGHVDTVAKLLVANADVNAEGAVKYGGQTALQAAAGGGHVEIVNKLLAANADVNAVGAVKYGGQTALQAAAGGGHVEIVDKLLAANAEVNAAPAANARTALQAAAGGGHVEIVDKLLAANADVNAAPAKHSGRAALQAAAGGGHVEIVDKLLAANAEVNAAPATDDGRTALQAAAGSGHVEIVDKLLAANADVNAEGAAVYGRTALQAAAGGGHFEIVAKLLVANADVNAAPAEYGGRTALQAAAGGGHMKIVDMLKQAIVGRFWARDGGIFREQNFIRRK; translated from the exons ATGCTGGAGGGCAAGTCAGATCTCGTTGGTGATGTAAAAATTTTCCGATTCGTCCTCTTCGCGAAACGTCCTCTTGCAGTGGACGAACTCCTCCATGCTCTTGGCATTCCGAACAATCCTGACACACAATTCACTCCGTCCAATGATTCTTTTCGGAAACGTATTCCATCCGAGCAACGTATCGTTTCCTGCGGAGGCAACTTCTTAGAAATCAAGGGACGTCATGGTACTGGCATAAACATACCCCAACTCCTCAGCCCTCAAACTAACCAACCTGTAGGGAATGGGACAGTTCAAGTTATGCACCAAACTGTCCGCGAGTTCTTCCTCGATTCCAACGGAGATGTGGCGCACTCCAAGTTCCAGATGTGCGACAGAGATGCCCACATTTGCATATCTATGACTTGTATCCGGTATCTCATGCTTTGTGCCGCAAATGCCACTCCAGTGGCGGCGCTGCCGCATGTCGGATTTTGGACTTCGGAGCACTTCGAACGCTATGCCCAATACCTGGACGAATGGCCACTGGCAAAATATGCCTTGCAGTATCTCACACATCACATAGACGGCTGCCATCAAGATGCAGGAGTCGTTCGTATCCGTTCCCGGCTCATTGATAAATTGACCGACAAACCGGTCGTTTACTTGCTAGAGAAGTGG GGTGCTGCCGCAAGGGAGTTCAGAAACACACTCTGGCATGCTGCAGCTCGGAACGGGTTTTCTACAGCAGTTGAGACGCTGTTGACAGTTGGGGCAAACGTGAACACGAGGGAGAACGACGGACTGCCAGCTGGTCGAACGGCGCTCCAGGCGGCGGCAGAGGGCGGCCACGTCGACACAGTGGCCAAGCTGCTCGTGGCGAATGCGGACGTCAACGCAGAGGGGGCGGTAAAGTATGGTGGCCAAACAGCGCTCCAGGCGGCGGCAGGGGGCGGCCACGTTGAGATAGTGAACAAGCTGCTGGCGGCGAATGCGGACGTCAATGCAGTGGGGGCGGTAAAGTATGGTGGCCAAACGGCGCTCCAGGCGGCGGCAGGGGGCGGCCACGTTGAGATAGTGGACAAGCTGCTCGCAGCGAACGCGGAAGTCAATGCAGCGCCGGCGGCGAATGCCCGAACGGCGCTCCAGGCGGCGGCAGGGGGCGGCCACGTTGAGATAGTGGACAAGCTGCTCGCAGCGAACGCGGACGTCAATGCAGCGCCGGCGAAGCATAGTGGCCGAGCGGCGCTTCAGGCGGCGGCAGGGGGCGGCCACGTTGAGATAGTGGACAAGCTGCTCGCAGCGAACGCGGAAGTCAATGCAGCGCCGGCGACGGACGATGGCCGAACGGCGCTCCAGGCGGCAGCAGGCAGCGGCCACGTCGAGATAGTAGACAAACTGCTCGCGGCAAACGCAGACGTCAATGCAGAGGGGGCGGCGGTGTATGGCCGAACGGCGCTCCAGGCGGCGGCAGGGGGCGGCCACTTCGAGATAGTAGCTAAGCTACTCGTGGCGAACGCGGACGTCAATGCGGCGCCGGCGGAGTATGGTGGCCGAACAGCGCTCCAGGCGGCGGCAGGCGGAGGCCATATGAAGATCGTGGATATGCTAAAACAAGCGATCGTAGGGAGATTTTGGGCCAGGGATGGCGGGATATTTAGAGAACAAAATTTTATTAGAAGGAAATAA
- a CDS encoding hypothetical protein (At least one base has a quality score < 10) — MGPRGDQRHSTREDDICGILNLKLHNSTISGSSEGESISGLPDRSASPNLVAHDAAKSDWDGIRQDGNVAVEEEDAGDGLLSDVEYQSEDAFETDLSSKSDVSDAESEMGINDADTSSESDLYLAKGFLERTWRRLCDCQQQEKEISSEDARSGLSLKNMADYWRNLAVPDAIGIASPQARTDENEHVQPDWFSILPV, encoded by the coding sequence ATGGGACCACGTGGTGATCAGCGCCACTCTACCAGAGAAGATGACATATGTGGAATTCTGAATTTAAAGTTGCACAACTCTACCATATCGGGCTCCTCAGAGGGAGAAAGCATATCAGGCTTGCCTGATAGAAGTGCCTCTCCTAACCTAGTTGCACACGACGCAGCTAAAAGCGACTGGGATGGGATACGGCAAGATGGAAACGTAGCtgtcgaagaagaggacgCTGGCGATGGATTGCTGTCTGACGTCGAGTATCAATCAGAAGACGCTTTCGAAACAGACCTCAGCTCTAAGTCGGATGTCTCGGATGCTGAAAGCGAGATGGGCATCAACGACGCCGATACTTCTTCCGAGTCGGATCTCTACTTGGCAAAGGGTTTCTTAGAAAGAACTTGGCGGCGTTTATGCGAttgccaacaacaagaaaaagaaatctCCAGCGAAGATGCAAGGTCTGGGCTCAGCCTAAAGAATATGGCAGACTACTGGCGGAACCTTGCGGTGCCAGATGCAATCGGAATTGCGTCGCCTCAGGCCCGGACAGACGAAAATGAACATGTTCAGCCGGACTGGTTCTCGATATTACCGGTATAG